In the Henningerozyma blattae CBS 6284 chromosome 8, complete genome genome, one interval contains:
- the MSS1 gene encoding Mss1p (similar to Saccharomyces cerevisiae MSS1 (YMR023C); ancestral locus Anc_2.573) — translation MFCPTKRLFLENGTKTSQIFDHLSHVKPLKSLPVTYHLPTIYAVSTGINIKSATALIRISGSQSKYIFSRLTRKKSSELIPRKAILQNLYSTFDKYRKNLLDNSIVIFFPHPNSFTGEDVLELHLHGGKTIIKSVLNSIDNLKNYDTDKVKNNNIQIKYAEPGEFSRRSFLNGKKNLIELESIKDLIDSETEKERQNIIQNLDSQTRNKNISNFKDWRNVLIDNYSELTAVIDFNEDMEINDINNILRKILTNFEELAKNIKNFNERVLRSNFLLDGIKILLIGSTNVGKSSLINKLVKDDVAIVSNIPGTTRDLIEKIIEFNGWKLILTDSAGINKNLRSGKVLDEIEKIGIKKSISKLMGTDISLLVVDGSQPNICIDTEVLKIIKDNNIPFIVVVNKFDLIDTNKLHIIKNQIISIFNTVGITKTFPIILISCKTDYNIEELYTELTRQLKTIVNIDSKDPIRMSYRVQNILREDIIKNLDDAINQLRLILSNNSSDEEGDAVIICEVISEVINGINKITGESVGIEEVLDTVFSKFCIGK, via the coding sequence ATGTTTTGTCCAACAAAAAGACtctttttagaaaatgGGACTAAAACCTCCCAAATATTTGATCATTTGAGTCACGTTAAACCTTTGAAATCATTGCCGGTAACATATCATTTACCAACCATATATGCTGTTTCTACtggaataaatattaaatctgCAACCGCATTGATCCGAATATCAGGCTCACAGTCGAAGTATATATTTAGTCGATTGACAAGAAAGAAATCAAGCGAATTAATTCCCAGAAAAGCAATACTTCAAAATTTGTATTCAACATTTGacaaatatagaaaaaatttattggataattcaatagtaatattttttcctcATCCTAATTCATTTACTGGTGAAGATGTATTAGAATTACATTTACATGGAGGTAAAACAATAATCAAAAGTGTTCTAAACTCAATAGATaatctgaaaaattatgatACAGATAAggtgaaaaataataatattcaaattaaatatgCAGAGCCTGGAGAATTTTCAAGGAgatcttttttaaatggtaaaaagaatttgattGAATTAGAAAGTATTAAAGACTTGATTGATTCAGAAACAGAAAAAGAGAGACAgaatataattcaaaatttggaTTCGCAAACAAGAAACAAGAATATTagtaattttaaagattggAGAAATGTTctaattgataattattCTGAATTAACAGCAGttattgattttaatgaaGATATGGAAatcaatgatattaataatatattacgTAAAATACTGacaaattttgaagaattagcaaaaaatatcaaaaatttcaatgaaAGGGTTTTGagatcaaattttttactGGATGGAattaaaatacttttaattGGTTCTACCAATGTCGGTAAATCATCtttgattaataaattagtcAAAGATGATGTTGCCATAGTAAGTAATATACCTGGCACTACCAGAGATTTAAtcgaaaaaattattgaatttaatggctggaaattaattttaactGATTCAGCTGGtatcaataaaaatttacgTAGTGGAAAAGTATTggatgaaattgaaaagattGGTATCAAGAAGAGcatatcaaaattaatggGGACtgatatttctttattagttGTCGATGGTTCACAACCTAATATCTGCATAGATACTGAGGTCttgaaaataatcaaaGACAATAATATACCATTTATTGTGGTggtaaataaatttgacTTGATTGATACTAATAAATtacatataataaaaaatcaaatcatttcaatatttaatacaGTGGGAATTACAAAGACTTTCCCAATTATACTAATATCTTGTAAAACTGATTATAATATAGAGGAATTGTATACTGAATTAACAAGACAACTGAAAACAATAGTTAATATTGATTCAAAGGATCCAATTCGAATGTCGTACCGTGTTCAGAATATACTTCGAgaagatataataaaaaatttagatgatgctattaatcaattaagATTAAtcttatctaataattcaagtGATGAGGAAGGCGATGCTGTCATTATTTGTGAAGTTATTAGCGAAGTTATTAACGGTATTAATAAGATCACTGGCGAGTCCGTTGGTATAGAGGAAGTGCTAGATACtgttttttctaaattctGTATaggaaaataa
- the BLI1 gene encoding Bli1p (similar to Saccharomyces cerevisiae YKL061W; ancestral locus Anc_2.572) — MGDKYRSMNQDIDLLIQAIQDKVNVDSAKSMSTFEEKSSKKVQMLKDLTNKYNLLNQAKLNNISEIKTIQLKQLDEIENKLTYLEKLCDEFDEFQNELAIKKSTKSSSA; from the coding sequence ATGGGGGATAAATATAGATCTATGAATCAggatattgatttattaattcaagCAATACAAGATAAAGTAAATGTAGATTCTGCAAAATCTATGTCTACATTTGAAGAGAAGAGTAGTAAAAAAGTTCAAATGCTAAAAGACTTAACAAATAAGTACAATTTATTGAACCAAGCAAAactcaataatattagtgaaataaaaactattcaattaaaacaattggatgaaattgaaaataagtTAAcatatttggaaaaattatgcgatgaatttgatgaatttcaaaatgaaTTAGCAATTAAGAAATCCACAAAAAGTAGCTCAGCATGA
- the TBLA0H02580 gene encoding glycoside hydrolase family 76 protein, which yields MVWLRYLIIQISILASFSTAVHLNLNVTSSLQNAASLVAVGLMDYYNGDQYGQTIGMFSNPYYWWEAGGAWGCMIDYWYFMQNDTYNDIISQALLYQTGDRNDYIPLNQSTTEGNDDQAFWGITVMSAAERNFTNPPPDKPQWLYLAQAVFNTMALRWDDSTCNGGLRWQIFVWNSGYSYKNSVSNGALFHMAARLARYTGNQSYVDWAVKVYDWMEKTGLISNDTYFKFVYDGASIETNCTDITQFQWTYNQGLILSGCAYLYNHTEDSKWLTRTEQFVNGSAVFFNNSIVYEAACQGSKRCDNDQRSFRAYFARFLGVTAQLVPTTKDIIMDWINTSAYAAAQACSGGTDGHTCGLNWFNIGWDGYYGLGEQMGALEFLVNTRALDMPAPYTSSNGGSSTGNGAAGTEKPPTNLGPLHITDGSKAGAGIITCVIGLSILLCTTWLAL from the coding sequence ATGGTTTGGCTTAGgtatctaataattcagatCAGTATATTAGCATCATTTTCAACTGCAGtccatttaaatttaaatgtcACGTCTTCATTACAAAATGCCGCTTCGTTAGTTGCCGTTGGATTAATGGATTATTATAATGGTGACCAGTATGGTCAAACTATTGGTATGTTTTCTAATCCATACTACTGGTGGGAAGCTGGTGGTGCTTGGGGATGTATGATAGATTATTGGTATTTTATGCAAAATGATActtataatgatattatatcGCAGGCTTTATTATATCAAACAGGTGATCGCAACGATTATATTCCCTTGAATCAATCAACGACTGAGGGTAATGATGATCAAGCTTTCTGGGGGATTACCGTAATGTCAGCAGCAGAACGTAACTTTACAAATCCACCACCAGATAAACCACAGTGGCTATATTTAGCACAAGCTGTCTTTAATACCATGGCATTACGCTGGGATGATTCCACTTGCAATGGTGGTTTAAGATGGCAAATTTTTGTCTGGAACTCTGGTTATTCATACAAGAACTCTGTTTCTAATGGTGCACTTTTCCATATGGCCGCAAGATTAGCAAGGTATACGGGTAATCAAAGTTATGTTGATTGGGCGGTTAAGGTATATGATTGGATGGAGAAGACTGGTCTAATTTCTAATGATACCTACTTCAAATTTGTGTATGACGGAGCAAGTATTGAAACAAATTGTACAGATATAACACAATTTCAATGGACTTATAATCAGGGATTAATATTATCGGGTTGTGCctatttatataatcataCTGAAGACAGTAAATGGTTAACAAGGACAGAACAATTTGTGAATGGTTCTGCTgtattctttaataatagtatagTATATGAAGCAGCTTGCCAGGGGAGTAAAAGATGTGATAATGATCAACGTTCATTCAGAGCATATTTTGCTCGTTTTCTAGGTGTCACTGCACAATTAGTGCCAACTACAAAAGATATAATTATGGATTGGATTAATACTTCAGCATATGCTGCAGCACAAGCATGCTCAGGTGGTACAGATGGTCATACTTGCGGATTAAATTGGTTTAACATAGGATGGGATGGGTATTATGGCCTTGGAGAGCAAATGGGTGCCTTAGAATTTTTAGTAAATACCAGGGCTTTAGACATGCCAGCTCCATACACAAGTTCAAATGGTGGTTCATCTACTGGTAATGGAGCTGCTGGTACTGAGAAGCCACCTACTAACTTAGGGCCTTTGCATATAACTGATGGCTCAAAGGCAGGTGCTGGAATCATAACTTGTGTAATTGGGCTATCAATTCTTCTTTGCACAACATGGTTGGCACTGTAA
- the TBLA0H02590 gene encoding glycoside hydrolase family 76 protein, which produces MVKIHSLLFQISLLPLFTNALKIDLDDFSSLQNATSLIAYGMMDYYNGHDYGQVIGMFAKPYYWWEAGGAWGCLLDYWYYMQNDTYNDLITEALLYQTGDRNDYVPLNQSTTEGNDDQAFWGIAAITAAERNFTNPPPDKPQWLYLAQAVFNTMALRWDDSTCNGGLRWQIFVWNSGYSYKNSVSNGALFHIAARLARYTGNQSYVEWADKIYDWMFGTGIISDEYETYKFVYDGANIETNCTDITRYQWTYNQGLVLAGCAYLYNHTQDEKWLIRTEQFLNGSVVFFRDNVIYEAACQPNKNCNNDQRSFKAYFARFLGVTAQLIPSTRDTIMRWINTSAYAAAQACSGGTDGHTCGMDWVWKGWDGYYGLGEQMAALEFMVNTRALDMPPPYTSFNGGSSTGSGAAGTERDPTNLSPLHITAGSKAGASIITCIVSISILTGAMWLVA; this is translated from the coding sequence ATGGTAAAAATACATTCGTTATTATTTCAGATTTCTCTCTTACCTCTATTTACAAATGCCCTTAAAATAGATCTAGATGATTTTTCTTCCTTACAAAACGCAACTTCCTTGATTGCATATGGTATGATGGACTATTATAATGGACATGATTATGGCCAGGTTATTGGTATGTTTGCTAAACCATACTATTGGTGGGAAGCTGGTGGTGCTTGGGGCTGTCTGCTCGattattggtattataTGCAAAACGATACTTACAATGATTTAATTACTGAGGCTCTACTATATCAAACTGGTGACCGTAATGACTATGTTCCACTAAATCAGTCAACAACTGAAGGTAATGATGATCAGGCCTTTTGGGGTATTGCTGCCATTACAGCAGCTGAAAGAAATTTCACAAATCCACCACCAGATAAACCACAGTGGCTATATTTAGCACAAGCTGTCTTTAACACCATGGCATTACGCTGGGATGATTCCACTTGCAATGGTGGTTTAAGATGGCAAATTTTTGTCTGGAACTCTGGTTATTCATACAAGAACTCTGTTTCTAATGGTGCACTTTTCCATATTGCTGCAAGATTAGCAAGGTATACGGGTAATCAAAGTTACGTCGAATGGGCAGATAAGATTTATGATTGGATGTTTGGTACTGGTATAATATCAGATGAGTATGAAACATATAAATTTGTTTATGATGGCGCTAATATTGAAACTAACTGTACCGATATAACGCGTTATCAATGGACATATAATCAGGGTCTTGTATTAGCTGGTTGTGCTTATCTATATAATCATACTCAAGATGAGAAATGGTTAATAAGAACAgaacaatttttaaatggaTCCGTTGTTTTCTTCAGGGATAATGTAATTTATGAAGCTGCATGTCAACCAAATAAAAACTGTAATAACGATCAACGTTCATTTAAGGCTTACTTTGCACGTTTCTTAGGTGTTACAGCTCAATTAATACCTAGCACAAGGGACACTATCATGAGATGGATCAACACCTCAGCATATGCTGCTGCTCAAGCTTGTTCAGGTGGTACTGACGGTCACACTTGTGGTATGGACTGGGTTTGGAAGGGCTGGGATGGTTATTATGGTTTAGGTGAGCAAATGGCCGCTCTAGAATTTATGGTTAATACTAGAGCTCTTGATATGCCTCCACCTTACACAAGCTTTAATGGTGGATCCTCTACAGGTAGTGGTGCCGCAGGTACTGAAAGGGATCCAACCAATTTATCTCCTCTACATATAACTGCTGGCTCAAAAGCTGGGGCAAGTATCATTACTTGTATTGTCAGTATCTCTATTCTCACAGGTGCAATGTGGCTTGTTGCTTAA
- the TBLA0H02600 gene encoding glycoside hydrolase family 76 protein (similar to Saccharomyces cerevisiae DCW1 (YKL046C); ancestral locus Anc_2.570), protein MVTFHSLLLKISVITTITNAVSLNLNDSSSLDNAAALVAYGLMDYYNGNQYGQTIGMFSDPYYWWEAGGAWGCMLDYWYYMQNDTYNDVIYEALQYQTGDDNDYIPLNQSTTEGNDDQAFWGIAAITAAERNFTNPPPDKPQWLYLAQAVFNTMALRWDSDTCNGGLRWQIFVWNSGYSYKNSVSNGALFHIAARLARYTGNQSYVDWSEKVYDWMLGTGLISNGTTYKFVHDGVNIETNCTDITPYQWTYNQGLLLAGCAYLYNFTQDEKWLIRTNQFLNGSGVFFNNSVIYEAACQPNKNCNNDQRSFKAYFARFLGVTAQLLPSTRDTIMQWIDTSAYAAAQACSGGTDGHTCGMDWNWNGWDGYYGLGEQMAALEFMVNTRALDLPPPYTSSNGGSSTGSGAAGTEQKPTNLGPLNITAGSKAGAGIITCVVGISILACSMWLVV, encoded by the coding sequence ATGGTCACCTTTCATTCGCTATTGCTGAAGATATCAGTAATTACCACCATCACTAATGCAGTTTCGCTAAATCTGAACgattcttcatctttagATAATGCAGCCGCTTTAGTTGCATATGGGTTAATGGATTATTATAATGGTAACCAGTATGGTCAAACTATTGGTATGTTTTCTGATCCATACTATTGGTGGGAAGCTGGTGGTGCTTGGGGTTGTATGTTGGattattggtattataTGCAAAACGATACTTATAACGATGTGATTTACGAAGCTTTACAATATCAAACTGGTGACGATAATGATTATATTCCACTAAATCAATCCACTACTGAAGGTAATGATGATCAAGCCTTTTGGGGTATTGCTGCCATTACAGCAGCTGAAAGAAATTTCACAAATCCACCACCAGATAAACCACAGTGGCTATATTTAGCACAAGCTGTCTTTAACACCATGGCATTACGTTGGGATAGTGATACTTGTAACGGTGGCTTAAGATGGCAAATTTTTGTCTGGAACTCTGGTTATTCATACAAGAACTCTGTTTCTAATGGTGCACTTTTCCATATTGCTGCAAGATTAGCAAGGTATACGGGTAATCAAAGTTATGTGGATTGGTCTGAAAAAGTTTATGATTGGATGTTGGGAACTGGACTAATTTCCAATGGTACTACCTATAAGTTCGTTCATGATGGTGTTAATATTGAAACTAATTGTACAGATATTACTCCATATCAATGGACATATAATCAAGGTCTTTTACTGGCTGGTTGTGCTTATCTATATAACTTTACTCAAGATGAGAAATGGTTAATAAGaacaaatcaatttttaaatggGTCTGgtgtttttttcaataatagtGTAATTTATGAAGCTGCATGTCAACCAAATAAAAACTGTAATAACGATCAACGTTCATTTAAAGCTTACTTTGCACGTTTCTTAGGTGTTACAGCTCAATTGTTACCAAGCACAAGGGACACTATCATGCAATGGATCGATACTTCAGCATATGCTGCTGCTCAAGCTTGTTCAGGTGGTACTGACGGTCACACTTGTGGTATGGATTGGAACTGGAATGGTTGGGATGGTTATTATGGTTTAGGTGAGCAAATGGCCGCTCTAGAATTTATGGTTAATACTAGAGCTCTTGATTTGCCTCCACCTTACACAAGTTCTAATGGTGGTTCCTCTACAGGTAGTGGCGCTGCTGGTACCGAACAAAAGCCAACAAATTTGGGTCCCTTGAACATTACTGCCGGTTCAAAAGCTGGTGCTGGTATCATTACGTGTGTAGTTGGTATTTCTATTCTTGCATGTTCTATGTGGCTGGTTGTTTAA
- the UBC7 gene encoding E2 ubiquitin-conjugating protein UBC7 (similar to Saccharomyces cerevisiae UBC7 (YMR022W); ancestral locus Anc_2.569) has translation MSRTAQKRLLKELQQLTRDPPPGIIAAPKTESDLFTWDCLVAGPPDTPYAGGLFNCQLQFPTDYPLSPPTLTFTPSILHPNVYPNGEVCISILHAPGSDPNMYELPEERWSPVQSVEKILLSVVSMLSEPNVESGANIDACILWRDHRDDFNKKVKRDVLKSLGF, from the coding sequence ATGTCTCGCACAGCTCAGAAGCGTCTATTAAAGGAATTACAGCAATTAACCCGTGATCCACCTCCTGGAATAATTGCTGCTCCTAAAACTGAAAGCGATCTATTTACTTGGGATTGTCTTGTTGCTGGGCCACCAGACACACCATATGCAGGCggtttatttaattgtcaGTTACAATTCCCAACTGATTATCCATTATCACCACCAACACTTACATTCACCCCATCAATTTTACATCCAAACGTTTATCCAAATGGGGAAGTTTGTATATCTATTTTACATGCTCCAGGTAGTGATCCAAACATGTATGAATTACCAGAAGAGCGTTGGTCTCCTGTACAAAGTGTCgagaaaattttattaagtGTTGTCAGTATGCTAAGTGAGCCAAATGTAGAAAGTGGTGCGAATATCGACGCTTGCATTCTATGGAGAGATCACAGGGATGactttaataaaaaggTTAAAAGAgatgttttaaaatcattaggattttga